In the Pseudanabaena sp. PCC 7367 genome, one interval contains:
- a CDS encoding glycosyltransferase family 4 protein has protein sequence MVQGSAIPYLVVFGVSTLVVWCTVPIVRRLGLRAGVVDRPNDRKMHSAPVVRLGGVSIFLGSLVALLLAWEFGWFGVLPREQDYEIWGVTIGGLAFFLVGLADDIFNLSAGFRLVLQLAIAAVAWQVGVSIDFITIPFIGVINLGWLSLPITVLWLAGMPNAINWIDGLDGLAAGVSAIAAAVILIASLFMDQPAAALIAAALAGGCLGFLRYNFKFTSAAEIFMGDGGAYYLGFTLAGVSVLGLVKSVTTVAVILPYIILAVPILDGSAVLLERLRRGESLMGAGKHHLHHRLVRAGLSKRRTVIYIYALTLWVGSLALAFSGMPAGGTYAAVTTVIMAIASYQVIVRIRRQAKQRHLADRKLGSKHNYDHQPETCSPESIESLAPEFGQNQEKKAIEEGKGNNFDNKFDQSNRN, from the coding sequence ATGGTGCAGGGATCTGCAATTCCATATTTAGTTGTGTTTGGTGTATCAACCCTGGTGGTCTGGTGCACGGTTCCGATCGTGCGTCGTTTGGGGCTACGGGCTGGGGTAGTCGATCGCCCTAACGATCGCAAAATGCATAGTGCGCCGGTGGTGCGATTGGGCGGCGTATCGATCTTTCTGGGTTCATTGGTGGCGCTTTTGCTGGCCTGGGAATTTGGTTGGTTTGGTGTGTTGCCCAGGGAGCAAGACTACGAAATCTGGGGCGTAACCATCGGTGGCCTAGCTTTCTTTCTGGTGGGCTTGGCCGATGATATTTTTAATCTTTCCGCTGGGTTTCGCTTGGTGCTTCAGCTTGCGATCGCGGCGGTCGCCTGGCAGGTGGGGGTGAGCATTGATTTTATTACGATCCCTTTTATTGGGGTAATTAATCTCGGCTGGTTGAGTTTGCCGATTACGGTGTTGTGGCTGGCCGGGATGCCGAATGCAATTAACTGGATCGATGGCTTGGATGGATTGGCTGCTGGTGTGAGTGCGATCGCGGCGGCGGTGATTTTAATTGCCAGTTTATTTATGGATCAGCCTGCTGCTGCTTTGATCGCGGCGGCTCTGGCGGGTGGGTGTCTGGGTTTCTTGCGCTACAACTTTAAATTCACCAGTGCGGCGGAAATATTTATGGGTGATGGGGGAGCCTATTATCTAGGCTTTACCCTGGCTGGGGTAAGTGTGCTGGGGTTGGTGAAAAGTGTTACCACGGTAGCGGTAATTTTGCCCTATATTATTCTGGCGGTGCCGATCCTGGATGGCTCTGCGGTGTTGCTGGAGCGATTGCGGCGGGGTGAGTCGTTGATGGGCGCGGGCAAACACCATTTGCATCATCGCCTGGTACGGGCAGGTTTATCAAAACGGCGCACCGTAATTTATATTTATGCCTTGACTTTGTGGGTGGGCAGTCTGGCGCTAGCTTTTTCCGGGATGCCAGCGGGGGGCACCTATGCGGCGGTGACAACAGTAATTATGGCGATCGCTTCCTATCAGGTAATCGTCAGGATTAGACGGCAGGCCAAACAGCGCCACCTGGCCGATCGTAAACTTGGCAGCAAGCATAATTATGATCATCAACCAGAAACCTGCTCCCCTGAATCGATTGAATCATTAGCGCCTGAATTTGGTCAGAATCAAGAAAAAAAGGCGATCGAAGAGGGCAAGGGTAATAACTTTGATAATAAATTTGATCAGTCCAATCGCAATTAA
- the glyA gene encoding serine hydroxymethyltransferase yields MAFISSLAQSDPQVAQMLGRELGRQRTHIELIASENFASPAVMAAQGSVLTNKYAEGLPGKRYYGGCEFIDEVESLAIDRAKQIFGAAHANVQPHSGAQANFAVFLALLKPGDTIMGMDLSHGGHLTHGSPVNVSGKWFKVVQYGVNQQTEQIDFEQVRALALEHKPKMIICGYSAYPRKIDFDRFRAIADQVGAYLMADIAHIAGLVATGNHPNPVPICDVVTTTTHKTLRGPRGGLILTRDPDLGKKFDKGVFPGSQGGPLEHVIAAKAVAFGEALQPEFKDYSAQVIANAQAMGTRLQERGFKLVSDGTDNHLILVDLRSIGMTGKIADRLVSDVQITANKNTVPFDPESPFVTSGLRLGSPAMTTRGMGTEEFKEIANIIADRLLNPEDESIKAQCQQRVAALCERFPLYENLYAGTDQKVPTFA; encoded by the coding sequence GTGGCCTTCATTTCATCCTTAGCCCAAAGCGATCCACAAGTTGCCCAAATGCTGGGCCGAGAGCTGGGCAGACAACGCACCCACATCGAGTTGATCGCCAGTGAAAACTTTGCTTCCCCCGCTGTGATGGCAGCTCAAGGGTCGGTGCTAACCAATAAATATGCCGAAGGTCTACCGGGCAAACGCTACTACGGCGGCTGTGAATTCATCGATGAAGTAGAGTCTTTGGCGATCGATCGGGCTAAGCAAATCTTCGGCGCTGCCCATGCCAACGTGCAACCCCACTCCGGTGCCCAGGCCAACTTTGCGGTTTTTCTGGCGCTACTGAAACCAGGCGATACAATCATGGGCATGGATTTGTCCCACGGTGGCCACCTCACCCACGGCTCTCCGGTGAATGTTTCCGGCAAGTGGTTCAAGGTGGTGCAGTATGGCGTAAACCAGCAAACCGAGCAGATCGATTTTGAGCAGGTACGTGCCCTGGCGCTGGAGCACAAGCCCAAAATGATCATCTGTGGTTATTCGGCCTATCCGCGCAAAATCGACTTTGACAGGTTCAGGGCGATCGCCGATCAGGTGGGTGCCTACTTAATGGCAGACATTGCCCACATTGCCGGATTGGTCGCCACGGGCAATCATCCCAATCCAGTGCCGATCTGTGATGTGGTCACCACCACCACCCATAAAACCCTGCGCGGCCCTCGCGGTGGCCTTATTCTCACCCGCGATCCAGATCTGGGCAAGAAATTTGATAAGGGTGTATTTCCTGGTTCACAGGGTGGCCCCCTTGAGCATGTGATCGCAGCGAAGGCGGTGGCATTCGGGGAAGCACTGCAACCGGAATTCAAGGATTATTCCGCCCAGGTGATCGCCAATGCTCAGGCAATGGGCACTCGCCTCCAGGAACGCGGCTTCAAACTGGTTTCCGATGGCACCGACAACCATTTGATCCTGGTGGATCTGCGCAGCATTGGTATGACTGGCAAAATTGCCGATCGCTTGGTTAGTGATGTGCAAATTACGGCCAATAAAAACACTGTTCCCTTTGATCCGGAATCCCCGTTTGTGACCAGTGGCTTGCGTTTGGGTTCACCAGCCATGACCACCAGGGGTATGGGCACCGAGGAATTCAAGGAAATCGCCAATATTATTGCCGATCGCCTGCTTAACCCAGAAGACGAGTCGATTAAAGCACAATGCCAACAGCGCGTAGCTGCTCTCTGTGAGCGCTTTCCGCTCTATGAAAACTTGTATGCGGGCACGGATCAGAAGGTGCCGACATTTGCCTAA